The DNA segment AAATAATGTGTATCTGCTACGCAAATATAATGTGTAATTGGTACACATAACCTAATATTTTTTTGACAGGACAAGCTGGTTCGTGGGGACACGAACCAGGGCGGAGGGAGACACTAACCAGGGGGAGGGGATTTTGGGGATTGGGAGGAGGGCAAGAACCTTGTGTAGGGAAGGTTTGGGCGGGGAGTTGTGGTGGAATGTTCTAAGGCTTGTCTGGGAATGGTCAGAGAATGCTCTGAGATAGCTCTAAAATAGTATCTGGCAGAGGAGTCCTGTAGTATTCCCTGAGCTATCCTGTACCATGCTTAGAGCTGTCCCCTACCACTCCCTGAGCATTCCACCAGGCTTTCGGTACAATAGATACCTGGAAAAAGAAAAGGAGCAAACCGGCTGCTGCCATCTTTGCTCCTTTTTGTTTTCTGTTGTTTATTGCTTAGTCAGAAAGTACCTGGTGGAAAGGCTTCGACAGGCTCAGCCTGACACCAGTTTATTCGCTTTTCTTCGTTTTTTCCTGGTTGTATTTGGTTTCGGCCTCTTTGGCTTTTTCGAAGTCCAATACTACGCCATTGATGCAGTACCTTAACCCTGTAGGGGGAGGTCCATCTTCAAATACGTGGCCCAGGTGGGCTTTACAGCGGCCGCATTCCACTTCCGTACGGCTCATGCCATGCGAATGGTCGGGCAGGTAGATGATGCTGGTTTTGCTGATGGGGGCATAGAAACTGGGCCAGCCGCAACCGCTTTCAAACTTGGTGTCACTTTTAAAGAGGGAGTTGCCGCAGGCAGCACAATAGTAGGTGCCCACTTCTTTAGAATGCTCAAAAATGCTGGTGCCAGGCCGCTCCGTGCCTTTCTGACGGGCTATGAAGTAGACGTCGGCCGGCAGCACTTTTTTCCATTCTTCCTCGGAAAGGTTCACTTTGGAAGTGTCGGTACGGGAATAAACGGGGTTGGTACTGTCTTTTTTGGAGGTATTCATAGTTGTTTTTTTCTGGTTGTCTGTTGACTGGGAATAGCTGCACTGCTGCAACAGGGTTGCCAGCAGGAGAATGGCCAGGCATTGTGCTATTCGTTTCATGTGCATGTATTTATAACAAACTTACGTAGTGAGGGTTCGTTCCGGTTGTCGGGCAGGCGACAACAGGCGCAACTTAACATTTTCTTTTGTATTAAGGATTTAGGAGTTTTCCCATGGTTTTTTAATCAGAAACCGGGGAATGTTAAAGGATTTTTAAGGGTGTTCCTTTATTTTTGCCCTTCATCAAGTGACGTAAGTACCATGTTTAACCTGATTTTATTTGGCCCTCCCGGAAGCGGCAAGGGAACCCAGTCTGAAAAGCTTATTGAGAAGTATGGCCTGATCCATCTTTCCACCGGCAACCTGCTGCGGGAAGAGATTGCTAATCAGACGAAACTGGGTTTGGAGGCGAAAAGTTTTATGGACAAGGGCCAACTGGTGCCGGATGCAGTAGTGATCGGCATGATCGGCTCTGCACTGGATGCCAACCCCCAGGCGAAGGGATTTTTGTTTGATGGTTTTCCCCGTACGGTAGCCCAGGCCGAAGCCCTGGACAACCTGCTGGCCGGGAAAGCTTCTGAAATAGCCATTGTACTGGCGCTGGAAGTAGACCGTGAAGAGCTGGTAAAACGCCTGCTGAACCGCGGTAAGAGCTCCGGCCGCAGCGATGACACGAATGAGGATATTATCCGCGCCAGGCTGGTGGAATATGAAAATAAGACCGCTCCTGTGGCCAATTATTATGCGCAAAGCGGCAAGGTGGTGTATGTGAAAGGCGTAGGCAGCATTGACGATATTTTCCATTCCCTGTGCAGGCAGATTGAAGCCCGCCAGTTGGTATAATATAGTTATTCCATGATGTCAGGCTGAGTTTATCGAAGACGACTTCGACAAGCTCAGCCTGATATCGTTTAGTTGATTAATACCTCCAGCCTGTGAGGTCTGCACCTGCAGGCGCCCGTTTCTTTACTTCTTCTGCCCATTTGGTGATGAACATGGAATGATAGCGAAGCCGCGAAATGTAGTTGGGCTGCGTATGATCGCCATTCCAGCAATGTTCGGCGCGATCGCCATAGTCTACTTCCCCTTCATAGGTAGGATTGTCCAATGCTTTTAACATTTCTTCGGTGAGGTACACGGCATTGTTGAGGTAATAGTTGTCCATGTCGCCGCAATAGATGTGCACTTTGCCTTTTAGTTGGCGACCGATCTTTGCCCAGTCCCTTTTCATGATGTAGGAGAGATCATAGT comes from the Paraflavitalea devenefica genome and includes:
- the msrB gene encoding peptide-methionine (R)-S-oxide reductase MsrB, which gives rise to MKRIAQCLAILLLATLLQQCSYSQSTDNQKKTTMNTSKKDSTNPVYSRTDTSKVNLSEEEWKKVLPADVYFIARQKGTERPGTSIFEHSKEVGTYYCAACGNSLFKSDTKFESGCGWPSFYAPISKTSIIYLPDHSHGMSRTEVECGRCKAHLGHVFEDGPPPTGLRYCINGVVLDFEKAKEAETKYNQEKTKKSE
- a CDS encoding adenylate kinase, translated to MFNLILFGPPGSGKGTQSEKLIEKYGLIHLSTGNLLREEIANQTKLGLEAKSFMDKGQLVPDAVVIGMIGSALDANPQAKGFLFDGFPRTVAQAEALDNLLAGKASEIAIVLALEVDREELVKRLLNRGKSSGRSDDTNEDIIRARLVEYENKTAPVANYYAQSGKVVYVKGVGSIDDIFHSLCRQIEARQLV